From Ochotona princeps isolate mOchPri1 chromosome X, mOchPri1.hap1, whole genome shotgun sequence, one genomic window encodes:
- the LOC101524411 gene encoding E3 ubiquitin-protein ligase RNF168-like — MSVPKDSVPSLSDCQCQICLDILIEPVTLPCNHTLCKSCFQLTIEKTSICCPFCRRRISSWARYHAGRNSLVNVELWELIQKHYPTKCRLRILGEEYEDTLDESQPAHLGVSEPGELQRDREEEKYETGAECQVPTEAQSKASKEHSVKLSAEEEQRQAGKHQCELKKRLKIQALGRKLSVNVKDVCGRDSVPLPSQSTKPEPMATESPRKNKAKKRNISKIHTCLSSTSQFGSTSQAVSVQKVRRKSKVKKTAQTNKNAPLWQGTDTKEDKPILPAPVTPEIPEQAATSSTDPSMLSYHPHNTESGFEGRMKTRSQNPDRDQLQAKVPSFREQVASVSDLSQTTGNNTVETEKTEPARTARKAVAKRKNQESSFRDVNDPCFSSKRRELSPSSSSDTEGAENHLINKLSNLQNLLTKSHQQERDWLFALKLQEEEDRKGMKPNRQKGSSDEYQLRTASALADVQGKSPKAGTSKAEVLESQKGSTDDN; from the coding sequence ATGTCTGTCCCGAAAGATTCTGTACCATCTCTGTCAGATTGCCAGTGCCAGATTTGCTTGGATATATTGATTGagcctgtaactctgccttgtaaCCATACTCTGTGCAAGTCATGCTTTCAGTTGACCATCGAAAAGACGAGCATATGCTGTCCTTTCTGTCGCCGGCGGATCTCCTCGTGGGCTCGATACCATGCCGGAAGAAACTCCCTGGTGAATGTTgagctgtgggagctaattcagaAACACTACCCAACCAAGTGTCGACTGAGGATTTTGGGAGAAGAATACGAGGACACACTGGACGAGTCCCAGCCAGCGCATCTGGGAGTGAGCGAGCCCGGGGAACTACAAAGAGACCGTGAAGAGGAAAAATATGAGACAGGTGCAGAGTGCCAGGTCCCGACTGAGGCACAGAGCAAGGCCAGTAAAGAGCACAGTGTGAAACTATCGGCAGAGGAAGAACAAAGACAGGCAGGAAAACACCAGTGTGAGTTAAAAAAAAGGCTGAAGATCCAGGCGCTGGGAAGGAAGCTAAGTGTTAACGTTAAGGATGTCTGTGGGAGGGACAGTGTGCCCTTACCTTCACAATCTACAAAACCTGAACCCATGGCAACCGAGTCGCCgagaaaaaacaaagccaaaaaaagaaacatcagcaAGATTCATACCTGCTTGTCATCAACCTCTCAATTCGGGTCAACGTCCCAGGCTGTGAGTGTACAAAAAGTCAGGAGAAAGTCGAAAGTGAAGAAAACTGCACAGACTAACAAGAACGCTCCACTGTGGCAAGGCACAGATACTAAAGAAGATAAGCCAATACTTCCTGCACCAGTAACCCCTGAGATTCCGGAACAGGCTGCAACATCATCCACAGATCCATCAATGCTGTCCTACCATCCGCACAACACAGAAAGTGGCTTTGAAGGAAGAATGAAAACAAGATCACAGAACCCTGATAGAGACCAACTTCAAGCcaaagttcccagcttcagagaaCAGGTTGCCTCAGTGTCAGATCTATCACAGACAACTGGGAACAACACAGTTGAGACAGAAAAGACAGAGCCTGCTCGCACCGCCCGTAAAGCCGTTGCcaaaaggaaaaatcaagaatcttcctTCAGAGATGTCAATGACCCTTGCTTCTCTTCCAAAAGAAGGGAATTGTCACCCAGTTCTTCCTCAGACACGGAGGGAGCAGAAAATCATCTCATCAACAAACTGAGCAATCTGCAGAATCTCCTTACCAAAAGCCATCAGCAAGAACGAGATTGGTTATTCGCATTAAAACTCCAGGAAGAGGAGGACAGAAAAGGGATGAAGCCAAACCGGCAGAAGGGCTCATCCGATGAGTACCAGCTACGAACTGCATCCGCTCTCGCAGATGTTCAAGGGAAGAGTCCCAAGGCCGGAACTTCAAAAGCTGAAGTTTTGGAATCTCAGAAAGGCTCCACAGATGACAATTAG